Genomic DNA from Solanum dulcamara chromosome 4, daSolDulc1.2, whole genome shotgun sequence:
ATCTAGTCTTACTTGTTTACTTCTCTTAGGAAGTTGCAGGGTTGGTGAGATGTGACTTGTAATACCCTTTATTCTCTGAATATTTCCTATAACCTTCTTCTATactctattttttttacaaaaatccTCATTTCATGACTCTTCTGTTTTTGTCAACCATGTGCTAAACGATATCCTATTACCAATTAGTCAATGTTCAGTTACTGCATTTTTTTCGCTAATATATGtgtcaagaatatttgaccATGATCCATTCAACTAAATATGTAGAACCGCCTTGTGTAAAGTAGAAGAGAGACATTgctttatatattaattaatattgtcCCATGAATGAATacttttgaataaataatactCCTATTATCATGAAAAAGATACCTCAATACAAATGATAATTTATCAGAGCCAGAATGTAATTGCAAAggctatttttttaataatatatacagAAACCATCTTTGTCATAACATGACTTTATATTTAAACAAAAAGGcataaaaaagataaagaaatgcAACAGAAAGTAAGACCAAGTATCTCTCCACATCTCCCATTAGAGATGGGTGCAGACAAACTTTTCCTGTCTATCTGAGGTCCAAACAAGCAAAGCATCAtaagattccccttttcttggCGAAATCATAACAATAAGATAATACTAGGATGGAGAATCCTATCTGTTATGGCAACACTCTCCTcagaaaatacataaaaaatgaaaagcCGATCTCTTTTTGTCTTGCCAGCCAGCATCCATAACTGACCACCCATGCCAGTATGGGCTAATTGTCACGCACACCATTACTTACATTCCccaaaataaaccaaaactATTGACTCATGTCAGATCCATCTTTCCCCACTCCTCTACACATTATGGGTATCAAGTAGCTGGACCCACTCCCTATGCTTTCTCCTCGTTGCTAAGAGTTACAGCATCTGAAACTGGTTTGCCTGGTTTCAAGTCGTCAACAGGAAGTTTGATCTTTGGTGAAAGTCTTTTGGCTTCCTCAGCTGTATAGACGTAAATTTTTCTAACCATGCTGCAGAATTCACTGTACCACATTTCCATTACACCAAAAGAATTGAAGTCAGTAGGACATAAGAAACTATATCTCGTCTAACTACTTCATAATACAACTAATTCAAGAACAGAAGGCCATTATCGTTCTCTTTACTGAGAGGAAATGATGTTTCTGAAAAAGATATTAACACGGAAACTACTGTATAGTTTTCAATCATCATTGTCAAAGTCTCTATGACAGCCTGACTTGTCATTGGACAAATTACTGATTAAATTAACCAATTCTAAGAATTTGCTGGAGAAGACACAACAGAATCACAAAAACTACACTCCAACAATCATTTTCTGTAATCCAACTGTGTAAAAAGTAATTTTAAGAAGCATGGAAGTATATCTGTGGAttgaaatatgaaataaaactGATGCTACTGATTATTGTCTATGATCCACATTACTCGAAAAATACAAGTAGCTATCTCTATGCAAGGAAGATTGAatatttaagcacaaaataGTAATGCAAAATAGAACAATGAAAACATAACTAAGGTTGTCAGACTTACTGCCATGGATCATCTCCAACCATCATCATGTCGTCCTCATCATCTGTGTAGACTACCTGCCATTTCTTGGTTGATCCACGAAGTTCACCTTCAATCTCGAACATCTCCTCCAATTTCTTAAGTAGATCTTTGTAACTATCTAATCTTGTGAGATCAACTGCCCTCCCAACTGCCTTCCCTTGCATATGCACCTAAGAAGAATACCAAGAACCTCAACTCAAACAATGAACTCCAATTAGGCACAACAAGAACACCACAAAACAGATCTACTTCTTCACCAGAAAGGCAATAAGTGATGCAATTGTAGTAGGCTTATACAGGAGAAATCTATATACACCAAATTCCTTtagtttttttgttgttttttttaattaaggaATACACCAAATTCCTTTTAAACTCCAGCTAGGAGATAGCTATTGGGTTAACATTGATCTCTATGTATTGACATTACAAATTCACTACATTGAAAAAATACCATCCAGATAATCATTTACTTGTGAAAGAAAGAATTCCGAACAGAACACAATAGACCAAGGTTAGAGTACCTTAGTGCAACTCCGGATTTGTTTGCTTTGAGACTCGTGGGTAGACCTCAGAGATGACTTTTCAGGCTCACAACTTACTGAAGGAATTGGATGTGATGGTTCTGAGTTTTGGTCAGAATCAACAAATAAAGATGGAGCTGGCTGATCCTCCATTACAGCACTTGGCATAGCAACCGATGAAGTTTCATCTATGGTTGGGCGATGTAACTCAATTCCGAATAACCTACATCCATTAGCAGGTCTCTTTTCACTAGCAGGTGCAACAGACTCTGTACATGTCTCCGATTGACCTGACCAGTACATCGTTTTGGTAGAAAGAGGCATGGAACCATTCTCACCATAACCCAGGCCTTTTGCAGCAGAAGAAAGTTTGGGTGAAGGGTAGAGATCTCGCCCACGAGACGGATCACAATACGAGAACGATGAGGGAGAATCTACAGGAGACTTCCACATTCCTACAAAATGAGAGTTGCCAATGAGAATGTGTGTACATTAGAAGTAAAAATGATACAGCACATGAGAAAGATTCCAGACCTAAAGCAGAAGGTTCTTGCACTGGTGACGGTAAAACTGACGGTCGAGCACGCTTATTTCTTTGAGGAGGCTGGGTGTTTGTAGGTGTTGCTGTGACAAGCGGTTCCATATCCCATGGAGAAACCCTATCTGGACGCAAAATTGACGATGGTTCGTCCCAGTGAACCTGAACAGGTCAAATGCACAAAGTAGGTTTATTAGCTATTGTCTATAGGATAATGTGGAAGCAAAAGCCTCAGTAACGGTCGGACGATAGTAAAAAGTCATAGCAAAATCATGGATACTAATAGGAATTCAACCATTATGGCAAGGAAAAGTTTAATTCAAAGGGAGAAGAAGAGGCAAAAATTGGAACAGAAAGAAAATGGGAAGGAAGGTAAAAATATGGTTACAGCAACACATGACAACTCTACTTGCAAAATTCTATAATCCTAGTCAACTACATTGTAGTAATATCTAAGTAGATATCACAGAACACAATGACATCATGTGAAGAGCACCAAATACTTAAAAACTAAACAGATTGCTCCCCTTTCTATCTAGGGCAcataaagaaaaacataaaatgTTGTCTAATGGGCAACAGTACAAAACAGAGTGGATTGAGGTGAGTAAATTTTACGACCTCTAAACAGCATCCAACGACAAAAACAAGACCTCGGAGGCCTAAGATGATCATTAACAGCAAGCTTGAATGGTCACTCatacaaatttaaaaaaaagtacCTTCAAGGATCTCCATTCAGAATCAGGCCATCTAGATGATGGGTTATCACCTACACCAACAATTGTTCCACTAAACCTATAAAACAGACAAAGTAGCCAAGGGTTAATTGAGTTTTAGCCCCTTATATTCCTTTTAAGCAATTTGAGCTGAATGTAATACAGATTTCCAAGACCTGAAAGTTATTATATTCTGAAGCTTTACCTTCTTTCTGGAACTTCCTCGCCCTCAAATCTCATCTTAAACCTCATCCCAACAGAAAGCTTGTGATTTCGTGCTTCAAGATATTTATTCACACTGACAATGAATTCTGACTGACTAGTCCTGGAAATCAGCAGTTTTAGTACAGTTATATCCACATGGCAAGTGAAATAATCTAGATACTGGCAAGACAATAAGACCAAGTATCAAAACATGCATACAGAAACAGGAAAAAATGGATGCTGCTACTCAAGTCccttaaaataaaatcaatcaCTACTAGTGCTAGCTAATATTATATAAACCTGCAAAATAAGAAATTCAAATTTCTTATACCACAGAGCTTGTATGCAAGAATTAAAAGAGATGGAACTAGAGAAACTTAATGCTCACAGTACAAATAATTACTTCATGTAAATTTTGTTGTTTGCCAATCTCAATGAAATCAGACTAGCATCACCGTTGGTAGAACAGGAACCCAACAATATTGACAAGCACAGAGAGGAAGCTTCATCCTATAAAATAGAGATAAATTCCCAAGATGGAAAGGGAGAGAACTACCTAGGCTTATAGAACACCGAGAAGAGGGTCCCAGTGGAGATGGCATGAGACGCAGTTGCAAGAACCCCCACATGCATACTGTGACTTGAAATCACAGAAGATGGCATATTATTTAGCTGTCTCATGAGTCTCCTAACACCAACTCGAAGCTCCCCATTTTCTCCCCTGCAGAGATCAATGAAATGATACAAGGTTATGAAGGAGAATTTTTATAAACACTTCCAGTAAAATATGGCTGGATATGTTACTCATAAACTTGCCTCAGAAAGATGAAAGCATCTCCAGCAACCAATTTCTTTGCACTGACAAAAACACTCCACCCAGTTGTGAGCAAGTGGCGCCTAGGTTGACCTGAACGTGAAGTCAACATTTACTATGAGAACTAACAAAAGATTATACGTAATGAAGAAAGAATCTGTATGCCATAACCATAGGTTTTGCACTACAACATGACAAAACATGAGTTATACAATACAGGTCTTGCATCTGTTTTGAGATATATGCAGCACAAAAAAGCTAAAGGCCTATTTCCCGACAGAAATATCCAAGCAAAAAAGGGATCTCTCGCCTGATGTCTACTAATTAGGACTGACCAACACAAAAAGAGTCAAGTCTCCCACTCAGACACCACACCCTAATAGAAGTGTCACCAACTGGATTGAAAGTAGTTGTtctcctccccccccccctcctctaCAAACAACTCTACTGACCCAATTCAACAATAACTTTAATCTGAATATCCAGGTTATACCAACcacagaaaaaaaaattgatatataaCCTCGAAAAATGTGGCGAAAGTGCCATTCATTGCCATGTAGATCACTAGCTACCAATTCCTGCCACGGTGGTTGTTGCGACATATCCTGAATATGTAGAAAAAATTAATGAGAAGAATAAATGGATAGGAGTAGAGGAGTTCAGAAGGGTGAATCCAAGACAAGACATAATTATGAAATACAAGCTTACCAGTTGAGGCAAACATTCATCTGCATGCCTTCGGAGAACAGAAAAACCACCATGAGTGCTAGTATCAGATGCAGTAAGAGTCTTGCAAAACGAATGGACAGTGCACTTTTGAGGTTCAGGGGGAGGAGGATCAGGGCTTGTGATCTCGTCTTGCTAAATCCACAGAAGACAAAAGGAGAATGGAGGATGTTAACgaaacaaaaatatgttttggaagtgtcatattattaaaataaagaacCTTGAAGATTTAAAGGGCGGCACTCACATCATGTTCAGGAAGCAGAGTTAACTGTGCATACACCTCATCTGTCTCTGACTCGGCCTACAATTAAAAATGGTACTTATAAGTTATAACCATAATTCAACTATAGGAAGGGTGAATTCtttaaacaaaaaaacatatttacCCGAAGTTGAACATTCATCACTTTGCATAAAATTTTAGCTGGCAAATTGAAAGAAGGAAGATGTTGGTCTGCTCCCTGGTGTGTCGATGCTTCAAGCTGGAAACAGATTGCaaccatatagaatcataatgtgagagagaaagagagagaaaagaacTATTAGATATCACATCTTAGTTTGATAAAACTGTTGTAGAAAATGCAACAAAAAATACAGTATGAAACATCACACTATGATTGAGGTTTTATATATCTTCCACATTTGCACGAGAAAATTAAAAAGTGCACATAAGACCtaaaaagataaaagaggagGGAAGAAAAATGTAAATTAAAAGATACCTGTTCCATGTGACCCTGTGGGAAATAATAAACTCTTTCCCCTTCACGAGGAACTGTTATGAGAGGTCCAGCACAGGCATGCCAGAGTTCCTTGTATAATGCATCATTTGTAGAAGCCCCTACAGAAATATCAAACAATTGTTATTTTTCACTTTTACAAGTAACACATTAGACTACGCAGTGCAATAGCACAAGAATTGGCCTACTAGCATACAAATGACAGAGAAGTGCAATAGATGTCAATGTATTAAGGAAGACACACATAGGACAGTGTTATGTGCATATTATAAATACATGACTaatcaaaatgaccaaatgAAAAAAAACTCATATGAAGCAAACCCGAGTGAGGATTAATTCAATAGAACTTGCATATAATGGGTTCATGTCAGATGAGAAAGATAAATAGGAACAAGGAGAACCAACACAGTGAGAGATCCGAACAAAAGCAAATAATGGACAAAAGAGAGCATTTACAGCCTACAGGTAGCAGCTTATCAGCTTGATGAGTTCATTGATCCACAATAGGTACATCACACAGTACATGAACTTGGAAAATAAGTGAGCAATATCTATACTTAAGCATAAACTGCTAATTATTATAGATTATAAACATAAAAAGTATTGGAATTGAAAGAGGAAATAACTTAAACCTGGATGAGCACCGCTACCGAAGTGATTTGCCGCAAGGTGTGCCATAAGAAATTCAATTTGAAGTCACCAACCCTTTAGTGATTATCTGTCTTCAGAAGACTATACCTCTCAATGAATTCCCGGCAAAATTAATTAGATCCAACTGACAAAACCCACGAGAATCAGAATACGCCAAGTAATAGTGAACAAATGCAGATGTGAACTCTAAAAAGCGTCAAAATGTTTCACTGTTCTTTGCTCTTCTGCAACAAATCTCTCCAAAAGCACAAAATTAATTACCCCCTCTCAAATAATCTGcataacttaaaaaattgagCACAAACGCCTGCCATGTAGTATATTCTCTAGCCCCTTTTACAGTAAAAAGTGAGAGCACCCAAATTGAAAAATACAAAGGCATAACTTAAAGCCTTAATTAGATCGCAAAATGGAGATTCTAGAGCTCAACACAAATGAAGACTGACATAGAAAGCACACATCAACTGCTTATaaaggggaaaagatgaaaaaaaatcaaacaagtTGTACTCAAAAACATGGAAACCAATTACAGATCGAAACACTTAAAGACAACTCCGAGATCTAACCCAAACTCTGGCAGCTAATATTTATATATCCATAGAGAAACCACCTACCATATGGAAATTCAAAGGTTTCTATATATAACAGCAATGATTTTTTCAATGTAAAACAAGAAGAAATGCATCAAAAATGGAACAAAATCAGAATTCAAAGCAGACCAAAAGATTACCTTAAGTATTCACCCGGATTTCGCTATTTCTCACCAAAAATACATTCATTTCCATGTACAACAACACACAATCGAAAAAACTTCAGAAAATTATCTAAACTCTGTCATAGCAGAAAGCTCGAAGATTAAATTGATCGATTAACTGAATAACAAGAGAGGTGAAATTAGGGTTTTCTCTTCTTCACAGAGAAGAAAGAGGAGAGAGTAAAGCTATGgaggaagagagagaaaatgGTGATGGTGTTTGCCTGGTTGAAGCCGACAGTACTCCTTttgtttctctctctacaaataTTCATGTATCTCTATATGTATacacatttatttttttctttatttacaaatttctttttc
This window encodes:
- the LOC129885946 gene encoding auxin response factor 1 → MAHLAANHFGSGAHPGASTNDALYKELWHACAGPLITVPREGERVYYFPQGHMEQLEASTHQGADQHLPSFNLPAKILCKVMNVQLRAESETDEVYAQLTLLPEHDQDEITSPDPPPPEPQKCTVHSFCKTLTASDTSTHGGFSVLRRHADECLPQLDMSQQPPWQELVASDLHGNEWHFRHIFRGQPRRHLLTTGWSVFVSAKKLVAGDAFIFLRGENGELRVGVRRLMRQLNNMPSSVISSHSMHVGVLATASHAISTGTLFSVFYKPRTSQSEFIVSVNKYLEARNHKLSVGMRFKMRFEGEEVPERRFSGTIVGVGDNPSSRWPDSEWRSLKVHWDEPSSILRPDRVSPWDMEPLVTATPTNTQPPQRNKRARPSVLPSPVQEPSALGMWKSPVDSPSSFSYCDPSRGRDLYPSPKLSSAAKGLGYGENGSMPLSTKTMYWSGQSETCTESVAPASEKRPANGCRLFGIELHRPTIDETSSVAMPSAVMEDQPAPSLFVDSDQNSEPSHPIPSVSCEPEKSSLRSTHESQSKQIRSCTKVHMQGKAVGRAVDLTRLDSYKDLLKKLEEMFEIEGELRGSTKKWQVVYTDDEDDMMMVGDDPWHEFCSMVRKIYVYTAEEAKRLSPKIKLPVDDLKPGKPVSDAVTLSNEEKA